Proteins from one Ipomoea triloba cultivar NCNSP0323 chromosome 1, ASM357664v1 genomic window:
- the LOC116012823 gene encoding LOW QUALITY PROTEIN: pentatricopeptide repeat-containing protein At5g15340, mitochondrial-like (The sequence of the model RefSeq protein was modified relative to this genomic sequence to represent the inferred CDS: inserted 3 bases in 2 codons; deleted 1 base in 1 codon): MASDVAFLLTLWCPLCRNRHCFFTLARHYRTLLRSCARYLALDVGQRVHAAAITSGLLNTPNAFLRNAVLHMYAACGRALSARKLFDEIPLSQKDTVDWTVLMGSYIRAGLPLSALKLFIDMRREIVPVDELTMVSVFNGCAKLGHDGVGVQGHAFLIKIGLDFCVKACNAIMDMYVKCGLINETRKVFDELRERSVVSWTILLEGVVRMEGLEIARLVFDKMPERNIVAWTIMIAGYVENGFTMEAFRLLSIMLFDLRFELNFVSLCSWLSASAQSGNVMMGKWVHVYYLKKINSELDAMISTSLIDMYAKCGRIDDAFRVFAMTPQRNVITWNVMLSGLAMQGKGNTLLDMFGEMVKDVKPDDVTFTAVLSACSHSGLVDQGRHFFYNLEPMYGIKPSMEHFSCFVDLLGRAGYLEEAKSVIQKMPMPPNEVVLGSLLGACSVHKNIDMGECLMKELVQMYPHNSEYHILLSNMYVFAGKRDKANSLRGILKHRGIRKVPGISSIYVGGHGQIHQFSAGDKSHYEAHEIYLMLDEMIQWLKLASYVPNVACQTFSSCNGGEEYANEXEEKEQALFFHSEKLVFXFGLMSTRARTPLYIFKNLRICQDCHSAMKIASKVYDRKIVIRDRNHFHCFELGSCSCLDYW, translated from the exons atggcgtctgatgtggcatttctcctAACCTTATggtgtccat TGTGTAGAAACCGCCATTGCTTTTTCACTCTGGCTCGGCACTACCGGACCCTCCTTAGGTCATGCGCTCGATACTTAGCTTTAGATGTAGGCCAGAGAGTTCACGCTGCAGCCATCACCTCAGGACTGTTGAATACTCCCAACGCATTCCTTCGGAATGCTGTACTCCACATGTATGCCGCGTGTGGGCGTGCACTTTCCGCGCGCAAGTTGTTCGACGAAATTCCCCTGTCCCAGAAGGACACCGTAGATTGGACTGTCTTGATGGGCAGTTATATTCGGGCAGGGTTGCCACTAAGCGCGCTCAAGCTATTTATAGATATGCGCAGGGAAATTGTTCCTGTTGATGAACTTACTATGGTTTCAGTGTTCAATGGGTGCGCAAAATTAGGTCACGATGGGGTTGGGGTTCAAGGACAtgcttttttaattaaaatagggTTGGACTTCTGTGTTAAAGCGTGCAATGCAATTATGGATATGTATGTGAAATGTGGATTAATTAATGAAACGAGAAAGGTTTTTGACGAGTTGAGAGAAAGGAGTGTTGTTTCTTGGACTATATTGTTGGAAGGCGTGGTAAGGATGGAAGGCTTGGAAATTGCTAGGTTAGTTTTTGATAAGATGCCGGAGAGAAATATTGTTGCTTGGACAATTATGATTGCAGGGTATGTTGAAAATGGGTTTACCATGGAGGCTTTTAGACTTTTAAGCATAATGCTTTTTGATTTAAGATTTGAGTTAAATTTTGTGTCACTTTGTTCGTGGTTATCAGCTTCTGCACAATCAGGGAATGTCATGATGGGTAAATGGGTGCATGTGTATTATCTGAAAAAGATAAACAGTGAATTGGATGCTATGATCTCAACGTCTTTGATTGATATGTATGCTAAATGTGGTAGGATTGATGATGCTTTTCGAGTTTTTGCAATGACACCTCAAAGGAATGTGATTACATGGAATGTTATGCTAAGTGGGCTGGCAATGCAAGGGAAGGGAAACACTTTGTTGGATATGTTTGGGGAAATGGTTAAAGATGTCAAACCAGATGATGTTACCTTCACAGCTGTGTTAAGTGCTTGTAGTCACTCGGGTTTAGTTGATCAAGGTAGGCACTTTTTCTATAATCTCGAACCTATGTATGGGATAAAACCCTCTATGGAACACTTCTCTTGCTTTGTAGATCTTTTGGGCCGGGCAGGATATCTTGAAGAAGCAAAATCTGTAATACAAAAGATGCCTATGCCCCCAAACGAGGTTGTGTTGGGATCACTTTTAGGGGCCTGCAGTGTACATAAAAACATTGACATGGGGGAATGCCTGATGAAGGAGCTGGTTCAAATGTATCCACACAATTCAGAGTATCACATTTTGCTTTCCAATATGTATGTCTTTGCTGGCAAGAGAGACAAGGCCAATTCACTTCGTGGAATTCTTAAGCATAGGGGTATTAGAAAAGTACCTGGTATTAGTTCTATATATGTAGGTGGTCAT GGTCAAATTCATCAGTTTAGTGCTGGTGACAAATCACACTATGAGGCTCATGAGATATACTTGATGCTGGATGAGATGATTCAATGGTTAAAGTTGGCGAGTTATGTACCCAATGTTGCCTGCCAAACATTTTCCAGTTGTAATGGTGGAGAGGAGTATGCAAATG TGGAGGAGAAGGAGCAAGCATTGTTCTTCCACAGTGaaaaacttgtttt ttttggtctcaTGAGCACAAGGGCTAGAACACCTCTTTACATTTTCAAAAATCTAAGAATATGCCAAGATTGCCATTCGGCTATGAAGATTGCTTCAAAAGTTTATGATCGTAAAATTGTTATTAGAGACCGTAATCACTTCCACTGTTTTGAGTTAGGCTCATGTTCTTGTTTAGATTACTGGTAG